A single region of the Fusarium fujikuroi IMI 58289 draft genome, chromosome FFUJ_chr05 genome encodes:
- a CDS encoding related to aconitate hydratase precursor, whose amino-acid sequence MVSMEVASRSGGAMTQLLRRSGPNAIRSTTVVSNNTRRNFSSAKPLPPTYEKLYTKYTDVRRILGKQRLTLAEKILYSHLDNPEDSLLNNTDNGRNIRGKANLRLKPDRVNMQDASAQMAILQFMSCNLAKPAIPASIHCDHLIVGSKGAEDDLSAGIQTNKEVFDFLESAARKYGMDFWPPGAGIIHQTVLENYALPGLMMLGTDSHSPNAGGLSTITIGVGGADAVEALVGAPWELKAPKILGVQLVGKLSNWASPKDVILRLAGHLTVRGGTGSIIEYFGEGVESLSATGMATICNMGAEVGATTSIFPYTKASARYLDSTRRSQANKNIEALVTFASNSSDPDARWQFKADEGAEYDELITIDLSTLEPHINGPFTPDLATPLSKFKEVVKEQDWPQVLSAGLIGSCTNSSYEDMTRVESLLKDAKKAGLKPAADFYITPGSEQIRATLERDGTLETFQEAGGIVLSNACGPCIGQWKRQDGVEKGTSNAILTSYNRNFRGRNDGNPDTMNFLASPEIVTAMAFAGSTTFNPVTDSIKTPDGKDFMFSPPHGLEGPQTPFESGNAELGVLSQAPDPNTKIAISPTSERLAFLEPFAPFPSSDLSGLRVLVKVTGKCTTDTISAAGPWLKYKGHLPNISTNTLNTAINKETGEVNAAYDLDGSKHTIPELGQLWKERGQEWLVVAEHNYGEGSAREHAALQPRYLGARVVLTKSFARIHETNLKKQGVVPLTFENEADYDKIAAGDEVATVGLYEMLQNGGKGDIQLRVTKASGEEILIPTKHAVTKDQAGFILAGSALNLLSKGI is encoded by the exons ATGGTTTCAATGGAGGTCGCCAGCCGCTCAGGCGGTGCCATGACG CAACTCTTGCGACGTTCCGGTCCTAATGCCATTCGATCAACCACCGTTGTATCTAATAACACAAGGAGAAACTTCTCAAGCGCgaagcctcttcctcctacCTACGAAAAGCTATACACCAAGTACACCGATGTCCGTCGAATCCTCGGCAAGCAGCGCCTGACCCTCGCCGAGAAGATCCTCTACAGCCATCTCGACAACCCCGAGGACTCCTTGCTGAACAACACCGACAATGGACGAAACATCCGCGGGAAGGCCAATTTGCGCCTCAAGCCCGACCGTGTCAACATGCAGGATGCTTCTGCTCAGATGGCTATTCTTCAGTTCATGTCCTGCAACCTCGCCAAGCCTGCAATCCCTGCAAGCATTCACTGTGACCACTTGATTGTTGGCTCCAAGGGTGCTGAGGATGATTTGTCTGCTGGTATCCAGACTAACAAGGAGGTTTTTGACTTCCTTGAGTCTGCGGCGCGCAAGTACGGAATGGACTTTTGGCCTCCTGGCGCTGGTATCATTCACCAGACCGTTCTTGAGAACTATGCTCTTCCTggattgatgatgcttggtACCGACTCTCACAGCCCCAATGCTGGCGGTCTCTCTACAATAACCATTGGCGTCGGTGGTGcagatgctgttgaggccCTTGTCGGTGCTCCATGGGAACTCAAGGCCCCCAAGATTTTGGGCGTGCAACTTGTCGGCAAGCTGAGCAACTGGGCTTCTCCCAAAGACGTCATTCTCCGGCTTGCTGGCCATCTCACAGTCCGTGGTGGCACTGGCTCTATCATTGAGTATTTTGGTGAAGGTGTCGAAAGCCTGAGCGCAACCGGCATGGCTACTATCTGCAACATGGG CGCCGAAGTCGGTGCCACAACCTCTATCTTTCCTTACACCAAGGCTTCGGCTAGGTACCTTGACTCGACCCGGCGATCTCaggccaacaagaacatTGAAGCTCTGGTGACCTTTGCCAGCAACAGCTCCGACCCTGATGCTCGATGGCAATTCAAGGCCGATGAGGGCGCTGAATACGACgaactcatcaccatcgatcTTTCGACTCTCGAACCTCACATTAATGGCCCTTTTACACCAGATCTGGCCACACCActctccaagttcaaggaagTTGTGAAAGAACAGGACTGGCCCCAGGTTCTTTCTGCAGGTCTCATTGGTAGCTGCACCAACAGCTCTTACGAGGATATGACCCGTGTCGAGAGTTTGCTTaaggatgccaagaaggctgggCTAAAGCCTGCTGCCGACTTCTACATCACTCCGGGAAGTGAACAGATCCGCGCCACGCTTGAGCGGGATGGTACTCTTGAGACATTCCAGGAGGCCGGCGGAATTGTTCTCTCAAATGCCTGTGGTCCCTGTATTGGTCAGTGGAAGCGACAggatggcgttgagaaggGCACAAGCAATGCTATCCTGACCTCGTATAACCGAAACTTCCGTGGCCGAAATGATGGTAATCCTGATACCATGAACTTTCTGGCCTCTCCCGAGATCGTCACCGCCATGGCCTTCGCCGGATCCACTACCTTCAACCCTGTGACCGATAGCATCAAGACACCCGATGGCAAGGACTTCAtgttctctcctcctcatggTCTTGAGGGTCCCCAGACTCCTTTCGAGTCTGGCAACGCCGAGCTTGGTGTACTATCCCAGGCCCCTGACCCTAACACCAAGATCGCCATCTCTCCCACTTCTGAGCGTCTGGCCTTCCTTGAGCCCTTTGCCCCTTTCCCCTCGTCTGATCTCTCTGGCCTTCGTGTTCTTGTCAAGGTCACAGGCAAATGTACGACAGATACCATCTCCGCAGCCGGCCCCTGGCTCAAGTACAAGGGCCATCTGCCTAACATTAGCACTAACACCCTCAACaccgccatcaacaaggagACCGGTGAGGTCAACGCTGCCTACGACCTCGACGGCTCTAAGCACACTATCCCTGAGCTTGGCCAACTCTGGAAGGAACGTGGTCAAGAGTGGCTTGTCGTTGCTGAGCACAACTATGGTGAGGGCTCAGCTCGTGAACACGCTGCCCTGCAGCCTCGCTACCTTGGTGCCCGTGTTGTTCTGACAAAATCGTTTGCCCGTATTCACGAGACCAACCTCAAGAAGCAGGGCGTTGTACCTCTGACCTTTGAGAACGAGGCTGACTATGATAAGATCGCCGCTGGCGACGAGGTTGCCACTGTCGGTCTGTATGAGATGCTCCAGAATGGTGGCAAGGGCGATATTCAACTTCGTGTCACTAAGGCCTCCGGTGAAGAGATCCTCATTCCCACTAAACACGCTGTTACCAAGGACCAGGCTGGTTTCATTCTTGCTGGCAGTGCTCTCAACCTGCTGTCTAAGGGCATATAA
- a CDS encoding probable protein kinase family protein produces MNFLKSAVASAIAQGPPFPYNFGDKVDIDESIWTLYNGTRREDGSNCSIFSFDITTNQSQLPLAKNALKKLRTLRHPGVIKLLDAVETETYIYIATERVVPLRWHVRRKSLSPETIKWGLHSVARTIKFINEDASSIHGSIKVGSIYTSESGEWKLGGFDVLSSLKDDESIIYTYGSLVPDAGRYSPPELARGGWDVIKKNPHTAVDAFNLGTLIFEVFNGDYNGADQAGQTKSIPPSMQSSYKRLCNANPKARISVGAFLDQGNRNGSFFDSSLIKLTEGIDNLDIKTPDEREEFLSDDFPEEFFKLKVMPELMKSAEFGGGGPRAVSVVLKIASKLPKDDFDSKITPFIIRLFGNPDRAIRVCLLDSLPLMIDQLSQKIVNDKIFPQLITGFTDVTPVVREQTLKSVLVIITKLSDRTINGDLLKQLARTANDEQPGIRTNTTICLGKIAKHLGTSSRSKVLIAAFTRSLRDPFVHARNASLMALGATAEYFTDEDSACRILPVISPVLIDKEKIVRDSATRTMDIYLQKIKKAASAMPESVLPPPQTNDGSAPRMSTPQPNENTPGGWAGWAISSFTNKISAAAGEIHAESDSRAASPGPAPSPSSEPKKPATSTASSLHRQAVKSPPATLSRNSSHTASVVADSFLPADDGDDAGDSWGDMNDDFNSFDSPGQSSKQSTTTTASAAAFDDGEPDFAGWLAAQSQKKPTKALPKGLSKSSAAKKPAAKSATKPIAAKKIDMKPKETDDDDGWGDGW; encoded by the exons ATGAACTTTCTCAAATCTGCCGTGGCCTCGGCCATCGCACAAGGCCCTCCCTTTCCATACAATTTTGGCGACAAGGTTGATATCGATGAGTCCATCTGGACCCTGTATAATGGTACCAGGAGG GAAGATGGTTCAAACTGCAGCATCTTTTCCTTTGATATCACCACCAACCAATCCCAACTCCCCCTAGCCAAGAATGCCCTAAAGAAGCTCCGAACACTACGGCACCCAGGCGTGATCAAACTTCTAGATGCGGTCGAG ACGGAGACGTATATCTACATTGCAACCGAACGAGTAGTACCCCTACGATGGCACGTTCGAAGAAAGAGTCTCAGCCCCGAGACGATAAAATGGGGCTTGCATAGCGTTGCG CGCACTATAAAATTCATCAACGAAGACGCTTCCTCGATCCACGGCAGCATCAAAGTTGGATCGATATATACTTCAGAGAGTGGCGAGTGGAAGCTCGGCGGCTTTGATGTTCTCAGTAGCCTCAAGGACGATGAGTCAATAATATAT ACATACGGTAGCTTGGTACCTGATGCGGGTCGATACTCTCCTCCAGAGTTGGCACGAGGCGGATGGGATGTTATCAAGAAGAATCCCCATACAGCAGTAGACGCATTTAATCTCGGAACATTGATCTTTGAAGTTTTCAACGGCGATTACAATGGAGCTGATCAGGCTGGCCAAACGAAGAGCATCCCCCCTTCAATGCAGTCCAGTTATAAGCGTCTGTGTAACGCGAACCCGAAGGCCCGAATCAGTGTGGGAGCTTTCCTTGATCAAGGCAACCGAAATGGCTCTTTCTTTGACAGTTCTCTCATCAAGCTGACCGAGGGTATCGATAATCTGGACATCAAGACGCCAGATGAACGAGAAGAGTTCCTTAG CGATGACTTTCCAGAAGAGTTCTTCAAGCTAAAGGTTATGCCGGAGCTGATGAAGTCAGCTGAATTCGGTGGCGGTGGCCCTAGGGCTGTATCCGTAGTTCTCAAAATCGCATCTAAACTTCCCAAGGACGACTTCGATTCAAAGATTACACCCTTCATCATTCGCCTATTCGGAAATCCCGACCGAGCTATTCGAGTGTGCTTATTGGATAGCCTTCCTTTGATGATTGATCAGCTATCACAGAAGatcgtcaacgacaagatcttTCCACAATTG ATCACTGGCTTCACTGACGTAACACCGGTGGTACGAGAACAAACATTAAAGTCTGTTTTGGTCATCATCACTAAGCTCTCGGACCGCACGATCAATGGTGACCTCCTCAAACAACTTGCAAGAACCGCAAATGATGAGCAACCGGGCATTCGAACAAATACAACTATCTGCTTGGGAAAAATTGCAAAGCACTTGGGTACTTCGTCCCGCTCAAAGGTTCTCATTGCAGCCTTCACTAGATCACTCAGGGATCCATTTGTACATGCCCGGAATGCTTCCTTAATGGCCTTGGGTGCCACTGCGGAGTACTTCACTGATGAGGATAGCGCATGCAGGATCTTGCCCGTTATCTCTCCTGTCTTGATTGATAAGGAGAAGATTGTTCGCGACTCTGCTACTCGTACTATGGATATATACctccaaaagatcaagaaggcagCTTCTGCCATGCCTGAAAGCGTtttgcctcctcctcagacgAATGATGGCTCAGCTCCACGGATGAGTACCCCACAGCCAAACGAAAACACCCCAGGTGGCTGGGCAGGCTGGGCAATCTCTTCCTTTACGAACAAAATCTCTGCGGCTGCAGGCGAAATTCACGCCGAATCAGACTCCCGTGCTGCTTCACCTGGACCCGCGCCCTCACCCAGCTCCGAGCCAAAGAAGCCGGCAACGAGCACCGCCTCGTCACTTCACCGCCAAGCAGTCAAATCTCCTCCAGCAACACTCTCGCGAAACTCTTCACATACCGCAAGTGTGGTAGCCGACTCATTTTTACCTGCCGACGATGGTGACGATGCTGGAGACTCATGGGGAGATATGAACGATGACTTCAACAGTTTCGACTCTCCCGGCCAATCCTCCAAACAGTCTACGACAACGACTGCATCTGCTGCCGCttttgatgatggcgagcCTGACTTTGCTGGATGGTTGGCTGCCCAATCACAGAAAAAGCCCACCAAGGCTTTGCCAAAGGGTTTATCAAAATCAAGTGCAGCTAAGAAGCCTGCGGCTAAATCGGCTACGAAGCCAATTGCCGCGAAAAAGATCGATATGAAGCCGAAGGAAacagatgacgatgatggttggGGCGATGGCTGGTAA